The Onychomys torridus chromosome 4, mOncTor1.1, whole genome shotgun sequence DNA window ACACATTCCAGAACAGAGCTGCCTCAGGACTGTACCCTCATTTTAGAGTTACTGTGTGTCACAGTCCCAAAGGCTCAGGCTGCTGGAGGCCTGACCCTGCTGCTCAGGAGGCCTTGGGGGCTGCTCAGAGATAACTTCCAGAGGCTCTTTCCCCTTCTGGTGAAGGCTAGACCTTTTTTGCTTGTCTGGAAGTAGGAGGCGGATCTCCTTGAGCTGTGAGCGCCTGCGGGCTCTGCTGCCTCAGTTTGATGGCCGGCGGGAGGACATGGCCTCCGTCCTGGAGATGACTGTGTACTTCCTTCAGCTTGCCCACAGCATGGCTCCTGGCTGGgagcagctctctgtgagttgtaAGCAGGTGAGCCTCGTCAGTGTTCTTGTCTATGTGATATCCTTGTTCAGGGGCCGCCTTCTCCTTGCCCCCTTTGGCCGGTACTTCAGCCCAAAGTGGCCACATGTGCTGCATCCCCAGGATACATTCAAACCGTGTACCAGTTAGTATTCTTCCGAGAGGGGCAAGTGTCCACTGTCTCTTCCCAATACTGTTGATTAATTAGTTGCCCATATGTGATGCCCGTGTTGAGAGTTTCAGGGTCTCCAGATGCCCAGTTCTGGCCAAGAACACTTAACTTAGACTTCTCCTACCCTTTGATCCCAAGACTGCTGCCTGATTCTCATCCCATGTCCATTTGTCATGCCTGTTCTGATGATGTGAGGTGCTGTGGCCAAGCCCCTGGGTGGATACAGCCCGCTCCAGCCCGACTCAGGAGCGGGGAGGTGTTTGAGGAGTGTAGCTCAGTCTCTgcacttccttttcctgttctGGGCCCAGGTCAAACTCAAGGGCCTCCCTGGGCATCCCTGGGTATGTTATGGGGAGGCTGGGCTGAGGGCAGCGGCTTCATCACTGCGTATCCCCTGAGCTGCTGGCTGGTTTGTGTGTATTTAAACTTCAGGCTCCTCAGCCTTCCCAGGAGATGTGGCACCTGTGGCAGGGGGATGTCGTGCAGGTGACCCTGGCGGATCAGAGTGTGGACAGCAAGCCGGACTCCGGGATAGCAAAAGCATCCGGTGCAGCTCGGTTAGTGTTCCTGCGGCAGGCTCTTGGGTTCTGAGCTACGTCTAAACAATAGTGTTCAGCTTCCTAACCACTTTGCCCCCACACACCTTTGACGTCACTGTTCATGCTTGGAGAGTCTTTGTGATGGTCCCTTGAGAGTCTGCTGTGACAGTCTCGCACAGGGTGATCTGGTCAGCAGACTCTCAACACTGGGGAGGATGGGGGTTACTTGATTCTTCCGCTCTACGGGGCTCTGAGCTCCTTCTTAACATCTTATACTTTTTCAGAGTGCAGGACTCCCCATGCTGTGAGATGCTGGGTGTGGACCAGAGTCAAGCCCTGGGGAGAGTGTCAGAACTGCTGGAGAGACCCTCTTCCCCGCTTGGTAAACCCCAGAGCACATTGTCATGGTTGGGCCAGGTGACCTCTGACCCTGAAATGGTTGGCACTGTTGCTGAAGGGGCTGCCCTTCCTGTGCCTGGAGTCTAGCAACAGCTGGACCGTCTGACCTCTGCCTATGCTGAAATTGGGGTGTCTCTGAGGCCTGCAGCCTTTCCAGTGCAGGGATTTTTGTTCCCCGATGCCAAGCCCTGGTCAGTAGGTACCAGTGAGTCACGGGGGAGGGGTTGCTTCTGATGACAGTTTACACTTGCCCTTCCTGGCTGTTTTGTCTCCTATCATGTGTATTTGCCCTGTCTAGAAGTCTCATGGCTGGGCAGGACTTCTAAGCAGCCACAAATGTAGGGGTCATGGGGATAGGCAGCTGGTCTGAGGGAGGAGCTCAGGGTCACAGAGCAGCGCTGACGGGAACTCTTGATCTGAGTCCATGTGAGAGACCCGAGGTCAGgagcctgccctgccctggggTTGGACACCTGGTTTTGGACACCTGGTTTTGGACACTTCTTGCTTGACTCTCTGTTGTTAGtgcttctggctttcacatgtgCACACCGTACACCAATAGCCTGGCCTAACCCGTGAGAGCtaacctttcttctttccattcagAGCCTTCCAGCTTGAGTGCCGGGCTCTCACCCTGGCTTCCTCACTCATGGCAGTTAGCCACCCCCCAGACGAGCGACATCATTTCTGGTGGGTTGCACCCTGTGGGATCCCTGGCCAGGGACACTGAATCTCCGGGCATGCTGGCTGAGGAGGCCAACTTTGTCCTGACATCTGTGCCTGATGCCAGGtgggtgcttgtgtgtgtgtgtgtgtccgtccgtccgtccgtctgtctgtGGCAGCCATCACTTGCCTTCCTTCAGCCCAGCACTATTCTGTGCCTTTCTCCACTTCTGGAAACTTCTGGTCCTGACTTCTACCCCACATTGAGAGGAGGCCCAGGCAACAGGCCCAAGCCagacttgccatgtggctttctGATAATgtgtttctaaaacatttttgtcTCCTAATTGTCTTTTGTTTGGGCTGATGGTGAAATAAATGTGTGTTTGGGGAGCACACACCAGCTggggtgtgggaggcagagggagggatgaGGCCGTGGCTGGAGAAGCCAGCACAGATCTCTGTTCAGCAGAGCCCTGTGGATAGGGCCTGCACCCTGAGGCTGTGATTTCTATACTTGGGCCTGGCAGGCTGAGCCTCCGTGGAGTCTCAAGTGCCTTTGCGAGATTGGGATTGGTTTCTGTTGAGTTTCTGTCGCCTAGGTGCACTTGTGGCCACTAAGGGCTCTTCTCGTCTCCAGATACACCACAGGGGCAGGGTCGGACGTGGTGGATGGAACATCCTTTCTGCTGACCACCAATCCTGATTGGTGGTTGGGTGAGTGGGACTCTGAGCCCAGGCTGCCTTTCCCCACACTGGCCCTGGCTCTGGGACCTGTGTCCAACCTGACAGGACCAGGGAGACTGTGCCCAGGCCCAGCTTGCTCTCTGACCCAAGGTCCCCAGGTCGTCTCCCCCTCCTTGACTGGTGATCAGGATGCCTGGCAGGGGCAGAGGTAAAGCGTGCCATGTGTGACGACTGCATGAGCACATGTGGAAATGGCTGTGTGGAGTCCTGGATGTTTTCAGTAATGTTCCCAGGTCAGCTTCACTGGGCCGCCAGGACATCTGGTAGACAAGGCATATGTTGTATGTCCTCACTGCCTTCAGGGTCCAGTGTTGAGGGAACATAGGCATGAGTGATGCCATGAGTAGATCTCCTAAGCCCTGAGAGTAgggtcactggggttgggctcgTCCCACCTCcctgggaggagagagacaggttCACACTCCCTTCTCACAGAGGGGCAGAGGGCTTGCAGAACGGACAAGGTGGTGGTGGCCTGGGAGCCCCAATGCTGGGACCAGCCTGCTGCTAGGGTCTGGGGTGCATGCCTGCCGTTCTGACGTTCCCTTTTCTTCCAGGGTcggtggagggcagaggaggtcCAGCCCTGGCCACGAGCAGCCCTATGGACAGGGCAGAACCAAGCTTCATGTTGGACCCTGAGCCCAGCTCCCCGGAGCTCCAGGCCGGCCCCCTAGAGCTGTGGGGTTTGGATTTTGGCAGCCCTGGCCTGGCCCTGAAGGATGAAGCCGACAGCCTCTTCCCTGACTTTTTCCCCTGAGAGTTTAGTTATCAGCTCGGTGGGGGAACAGGGCAGTACGTGTTTAGCCTGTGCCCATCCCTTGCTGGGTGTTGTATTTTGGGTTTCGTTTGCAGCTGCGGTCTAATTTGTGGGAGGCTGGCAGGGAGGGCTGTATTAAAGAGGAAAGTGGTTTTCCTGGCAGAAGCAAAATTTCTCTGGCTTTTGAGTAATTAATCCAATTCATTGGGCATATTGCCCCAACTCCATTCAGAGCATAGGCAGCTGCCAGAGAGGTTCTCAGCTTGGAGGGATCCCTAAATAACCTAGTTCTGTGCTAGAGACCAGGTGTCGTTCTCCTCCTCAGGGTCAGGTGTTTGGATTGGGTGGGGCCTTTCAAGGGGACCCTGGTATCTTTTCTCCCAGTGCACCATGTACTGAGGGAAGGGCTGGTCCCACCTTTACTGCCCGGCACCTCTGTACTTGTTTTACATGGGCTCTTGGGGACCCTGCTTATCtgcccacaccccacacactggGCTGCTCTGGGTAGACTGGAGATTAATTAGCACTGGTCTCCTGTTCTGGTCAGGCTGGAGGCTTGTCCAGCTCTCTGCATCTGGAGAAAGCCCCCAGGGCCCTGGGACTTCCTCCCCCTTATCAGTCCCTGTCCTGGGGCCAGAACAGCCCAACCCCATTCTTCCATGAACCTCAAGTGTGAGATGAGAGCTCCCACCAGGCTGCCCCCACAGTCAGTGGAATGTTCcattcattgccatgagtcactGCAGACAAAAGATCAGGAGCAGGTGGCGTGGGATGGAGCACTTGGGGACTGAGCGCTGAGATCATCACACATCCCAGGAGCTGAGGGGCACGTGGCAGTCCAGGAGGGCCGAACCACTGTGGTCCAGGTGGGTGCTGAGCAGAGCTGGCCACTGCCACCCCCAGGACCTCGCCACCACCAGTTCCCATGATTTACAGGGCTGAAGGCCCTGGTTAGAAAAGAGTGACTTCCAGGTCCTGGCTGCCAGTGTGCCAAAACCATATCAGGTCTCAAGCACAGGGACTGTGGCCTCACATCAGGTCTCTCAAGCACAGGGACTGTGGCTTCACTTTGGTTGGCTGCTGTTTGAGCTTATCAGTCAACTCCAATTGTCTGAATTCACATGTCTTCTAGAAGACTacacatctgcatgtgtgtgtctccatgggtgtgcttgtgtgcataccATGTATGCTAAGGCAGAcaggcatgtgtgtttgtgtgcctgtataggtatgtatgcatttgtgtctgtgtggcatttgtgtgtgtgtgagtccatGAATgttggtatgtgtgtttgtacttGTTAGGGTATGCATGTATGCTTATGCCCATGTGCTGGGCATAATGTGTGCACATCGCAGCCATGAGAGAAAGTCTTTGGAGGTACAACATTTGTACCTGCCCTGCTGTGTGACTGTTCCCCTGTCCTTGAACCTGGCCCACAATGTACAAGCATGTGGCCTTAGACTGAGCCAGACTGCTATTCTTTGTGCTTTGGTCAGTCTCGAGACAGGTCTTGGAAGAATTAGCTGTCTGGGTCCTACTCGCCCCTCACAGTAGACAGACTGGATGTTTTTAGGCATCTCTGAAGCCAATCCTCTCTTGGACCTCTTAAACCCTGGGTGCCACTGTGGTTAAGTGTGTGGCCTTACCTGTGGCACCTGAGAGAGAGGTACTCTCTTCTTCTGAACCAGAGCTAAGACTGAGCCTGAGGCCCAGCCTGGCTTGTGGGCAAGAACAGTAACAGGTCACAGACCCTGCTCAGGTGGTGGGAGACCACAGGGCTTAGGACTGCAGGGTCCTGGGACTGAGGGCAGCCTTCTCTCTGTAGTACTTCAATCCAGGAGAGTTGAGGACATcagaccccaccccacacagCATAGGAAAAGGGCTGCCTGGCTCGGGGCCTGGCCATGGTGTTTACTCCTGTAAGGCTCTGGATGCAGGTGTGGCTCCCTGTGCAGCCACACCTaatcggtttttttttttttgtttttgtttttgtttttgttttttttggtccAAAATATTGCTCAGGCTAGCTGAGATTGCAGTAGGTCCCCATCCAGCTGGGTTTAGGAGGCTGTGAACAGCCACTTCAGATACTTTTGCTGCTGGTTCTGGGCCCTAGCCCGCATAGGCTCCTCCAACACTGTTCATTTCCTCCTGCACAACCCTGCAGCTCCTGCTCAGAGCGTCCCAGGCCCCAGTGCCCCAACTCTGCAATGACAGCCCTGCCTGGGGCAAAGGGCCTACCTGCCTGAAAGCTGGGTTCTTGTATATTACAACCCTGTTTCATCCCTACCACCATTACCTCCCAATGCCCTGCAACTATGGCTCTCCTAAAGCTTAGGGGCATGCAGTCTGGTGGCATGAAGGACACACAGTAGGGCTGCCTACTCCCGGTTTTCTTCCGGGTGATGTCTTGGTGGGAATCCCagtggggggtgggcaggggtCCAGCACTAGAATCATACTTCACAGGGGAGCCAGGTGTCGTCAGCAGGCACTGTTTATGATCACCCTTCAGACTCCACATGAAACTGTTTCTCAAACCTTTCAGACTGCTGGATTCCTTTGGAACCCCCAGTGTTCAggctgtgggttttttgtttgtttgtttgtttgtttttgttttttgtggagctgaggatcgaacccagggccttgcactctaccactgagctaaatccccaactcccagacTGGTTTAAACAGCAGAGCCTATGTGTGTTTTCAGCCTATTTGGGGAACTTACTAATGCCTTAGAGACTCCATGAAAGAGGCCTGGGGAGGGGCTGGCACTTCTCTGTCCATGGGGCCTCAACACTGTTTTGAAGAGAGCCTGTGTGTCAGATGAGGGGAGCTGGGTCATGTGACAGCACTCAGAGTATCAGAGGacctttgtggtggtattgtgttccccaaaatattgtacaccctaataaacttatctggggtcagagaacagaacaaccacaatattaatcATGAGGATAGGCAGCGgtagcacgcctttaatcttagcattccagaggcagagatctgcctggatctctgtgtgttcaaggatacagccaggcatggtgacacgcctttaatcccagaaatccagtctttaatcccagggagtgatggcagaaagcagaaagatatataaggatgaggaccagaaactagaagcatttggctggttaagcttttaggcttttgagcaccacagttcagctgagatccatttggatgaagactcagaaacttccattctgaggaaacagaatcagctgaggaattggcaaggtgaggaagctgtggcttgttctgcttctctgatcttccagcattcaccccaatacctggctcaggtttgatcttcttaataagactttttaaggaTCCTGCTACAGACCTTCTGCAGGGTTTTGGCAGTCATGGGCTTCAAGGATGGTTGTGGGAGGGGATTTAGGGCACTTAGAAGTGTGTCTCATCTCCATACCTCTCCAGAAACTTCAGACACTTCTTCGAAACTATACACCCCTGCTTTTGTGAGGCCCATGTCCTCCTTGTGCATACATTTCTGGAGCTCAGAAAGGAGGGATGAGGTTAGACCCCGGTTTGCCTATGTTCCTTACACAATTGGGAGATCCCCACAGGAACAGACATCTGAACCTTTGGAAGCTTGGAGTGTGTCCTTTGGCAGAGGAGTGAGTGTATAGGAATGTGTGTGCATTGTGGGGCATGTgtaggcatgtgtatgtgtctgttgtGAGGCACAccgtgcatgtatacatgtgtgtgtgtgtgtgtgcatgtgtgcattctgAGCCATGCTTTCCCTTTGGGTAGGTCCTCTTCTCTTGGATGCTGTATTGGGATGCAGGCATCTGATACCACAGATGGGCTAAATGCTGCATCCTGGTTCCTGGGCCCCAGTTGTCCCTGCCTTCAGGTCACCCCCAGGGGGTCATCCTCCAGTGTCTTTGCCCCAGTGTCCCCCTGCTCTCTTTGCAGACCCTCCCACAGCCTTCAGCCATCAGGTGGGTCCCTGAGGTTGCTTGAACAATGGTCTGTGGGCTTGTGGCATTCACAGCACTTTCCAGGGGGCTCTGGTGGCACTCTTGGCTGCTGGATGGCCTCCAATGGTCAGTGGTCACAGAGGCTCAGGGAATGACACTCTGGAGTGGCTGCAGTGTGGCTTCCAGGGTGGTAGCTCCCTGGGTTCTTTCTGGTTTTTACAGATGTGGTCGTCAGGTGATGTGGCCAGCCACCAGGAAGTCTGTGGTTGTGCCTCTTTGTAAGCGTTTGCCTTGACGGGCTGGGCTCTTCACATCACTGCCTGTTGTCCCTGTATTCTTCTGGCCCTTTCCTGATATGTGGCCCTGGTTTAGCCCTCTCAGCCAAGGGAGGCAGCTCTATGTGTAGACAGTGACAGCAATGCCCCGGGTCCCAGCTGGCCTGCCTTCTTCATGCAGGACTCTTGAGTCGGGCTCTGGAGGGTCAATGACTACAGTCTAAGGGGAGGCAGGGGGTGATGCTTTATCCTGACCTCAGAAGGTCCCCTCCCTCAGCATGACtgccaccacccaccatggaTGACCGTAATTAGCACCCTGGCACCTACCAAAAGAAGTTTCTGTACCTACAGCTCCCAAGAACAGAATTTAACAGCTGCTGGAGTGGACAGTCTGTCTAGCTAGAACTAGCCAGCCAGCACCTTGTAGCTGGAGAAGATGACATCGCCAGCCCTGTCCCGAGAGCCCCAGTGGGTGGACCTTTGTGCTTGGCCGCCCAGGCAGGGTTTACTTCATTTCACTCACCCTCCTGTTTTGTGGAAATCACAGGGCAGGAGACAGGATGTCAGGCCTCAGGAGCTTTCAGGATGGCGAACTTGGTTCTGCCACAGTTAGGGAGTGCCTGGCCATAGCAGGGGTTGCTAGGGGTACCCACCTCTGAGGCAGGTGGTCAACTGGAATCCAGTCCACATCCTCACTAGCTCATACACAAGGCAAGTGATGGTTCCAGCGGTCCTGAAGTCTCCCCTTAAAGCTCCAACCTGGGCTCCTCTGAACATGACCTCAGCTCGTACCACCCTGCAGCACTCCTTGGAAGCAGGAGTGTCAGCCTCATACTACCTGTGAGACTGTCTTCTAGACTGACTTGGGCCTGCAGGTGGCTCTTGTTTTATTCTGAATAACTCCAGGagtgttctccctctctccaccctcgtgtgtgtgtgtgtgtgtgtgtgtgtgtgtgtgtgtgtgtgtgtgtgtgacgtgcACTCTTGTGCATGTGTCCTAGACAACCGCTCAACAGAGAGCAGCGTGACCTGCTGCTGAGCGCCTGGTGGCTGTCACACTCTCTTGACATTGCAGCTGCTCTGCCCAGGCCCTCAGCATCCAGAGTTTCTTCCACCCTCCTGATCACACCCCTCTTCCCCTGCGGGACCCCTGTAAAAGCTGCCTCGCTGCTCCTTACAATTTTACATAATTCTGCATTCTTAAACGCTTTACTTTTGTTCTGGTTTTGGAATTTATACAAACATCATATGTGGCAGATTCTCCTGATACCAGGTTTCCAGTGCATTTTCTTGTTTGtcagaccctccctccctccctcccaccctccctccctctccccttcctccctcttccttttgcCTGAATGCTTGCTGTTTTCTCTGGTGAGTATGTTATTATCCTTGGGTGGCCTCaagcttactgtgtagctgagggtgacctctccagtgctgagctTACAGGTACCTGCACCACACCCCGTCTCTGCAATagtagagatcaaacccagggcctcaagaaTGCTAATTGAGCAgtttgccaactgagctatctccccagctaatccatacattttgcttttttttttttccctcagagacaaaaatttccctgtgtcctggctgtcctagaacttgccctgtacaccaggctggtcttaaattcacagagatctgcctaccttggccccctgagtgctgagattaaaggtatatgtcaccactgcctggtccaaCCCACActtttaacttttactttttctgaatttgtgttttgtgattggtgtaataatgTCTTTGGGCTTTTTATGTTGAAGCAGGTGTcagaattttgtattatttttttggatttatttattttattatatgtcttatgagtgttttgcatgagtgtatatgtatgcctgtgcaccccATGCATGCagtggccacagaggccagaagaagggggacagatctcctggaactggagttaggggtgGTAGTAAGTTGCCATGTAGGTAACTCTGGATAGCAATCCTCATCAGACATGATTTGCAAATAGTCTCTCCTATTCTGTGGattgtcttttaattaattaacgtgtgtgtgtgtgtgtgtgtgtgtgtgtgtgtgtgtgtgtgtgtgtctcccacaTGCACGCGCCCGCACATATGTCTGTGACaccacacatgtggaggtcagaagaactcacagaagctggttctctcttccactcatgggtcccagggatggaactcaagttgtcaggcttggcagcaagctccttgaCCCCATCTGTGATTTCAGGCTGGGGCCTCCTTACTCTGTCTTCAGGATCCTTTGAGGCCTCAGGTTCTCAGTGGTGTGACATCCGATTTGTCTTTCCCATTGCCTGTGCTTTTGGCGTCCATTCGAAACCTCTTACAAACTTGGCATCACAAGCTTTCCCTCCGTTGTTGTCTAAGGGTTTGGTAGCATTAGCTTTTGTGTTTAGGCCTGACTCTTCTGAGTTtaaggggtgaggtggggaaaaGTGTCCCCTTCAGGCCTATGTAATGGGGTTTGGGTTCCCTGGTGTTTGTAGATTTACCCGTTGGCTTATCTCACCTGTGTTGGTTTATTCTGTGTGCgaagccagctcccacctttttaCAGGGTTCCTACAAGGAGAGAGGCATAAGGAATctgtagatagaaagatagcagaggggagacagacagacacacaggatagcttcgggaggacccaGATCAAAATTTACTGGCCCCTTCTGgctattcaaaagggctttttataacaatgacaaGGGATGgtgcaaaagacctcccccttgctagatcaaagcacactgcacagccaagtgaagacccttccaaacacttggtaaccatgcacatggtcaagtcatacccttatgcagccctgctgggtaaagcagcTAATATCTcattaggaaacctctgtggccTCCCACAATTCTGGGCTCCCGGCACTGTTCCAAAGGTCCAGGCATTTGTCTGACCAGCACCATACTGCTTTGATCACTGTAGCTTTGTAATATGTTCTTTCTGTTTACacggtttttggtttttgctttgagacagggtctctgtaccaggctggcttggaactcacagaaatgtgcctgcctctgccccctgagtactggaattaaagacatgcaccaccaaacCCAGCTTTGAAGTCAgggtgttttcctttttaaaaaaaatttctatttttaattttttaaggatttttgtGATTGGGGCCCCTTGGGATATTGGGATGAAATTTTATACTCCCCTAAAGAAAACACTCCACTGGGATTTTGACAAGAACTGCGATAAAGTTGCATGTCACTGTGGTATGCAGCTATCAATAGTACCGAGTCcccagttggtagagggcttctGTTTAGTTATGCCTTTGTGTTCTGTCCACAACATTCTGTGGTCTCAGTGTCCAAGACTTGGCCTTCTTGGTTAAAATTGTTCCTCAtcatttctgctgctgttgtCTCTTAAGTTGTGTTCTAACTTCCATTTGGAGTATTTTCTGTTAATGCTCAGTGAGTTCTGAGTGTTGTCTGTCTGTGGAGGTCCTCTCCTAGTCAGTGAGTTCTGAGTGTTGTCTGTCTGTGGAGGTCCTCTCCTAGTCAGTGAGTTCTGGGTGTTGTCTGTCTGTGGAGGTCCTCTCCTAGTCAGTGAGTTCTGAGTGTTGTCTGTCTGTGGAGGTCCTCTCCTAGTCAGTGAGTTCTGAGTGTTGTCTGTCTGTGGTGGTCCTCTCCTAGTCAGTGAGTTCTGAGTGTTGTCTGTCTGTGGAGGTCCTCTCCTAGTCAGTGAGTTCTGAGTGTTGTCTGTCTGTGGTGGTCCTC harbors:
- the Sohlh1 gene encoding spermatogenesis- and oogenesis-specific basic helix-loop-helix-containing protein 1, with amino-acid sequence MASSGQERAAEDGGVSGITGCSKTPQPETRDNLPTPSQGSGPRAVPVAAANCGSCLRRNVISERERRRRISLSCERLRALLPQFDGRREDMASVLEMTVYFLQLAHSMAPGWEQLSVSCKQAPQPSQEMWHLWQGDVVQVTLADQSVDSKPDSGIAKASGAARVQDSPCCEMLGVDQSQALGRVSELLERPSSPLEPSSLSAGLSPWLPHSWQLATPQTSDIISGGLHPVGSLARDTESPGMLAEEANFVLTSVPDARYTTGAGSDVVDGTSFLLTTNPDWWLGSVEGRGGPALATSSPMDRAEPSFMLDPEPSSPELQAGPLELWGLDFGSPGLALKDEADSLFPDFFP